A stretch of DNA from Pongo abelii isolate AG06213 chromosome 10, NHGRI_mPonAbe1-v2.0_pri, whole genome shotgun sequence:
TACCTCTTGGCCCACTTTGCGAACGGGAGGGACTCCTGGGGACAGGGCTCCTGGTTTTGGCTGACTGGACTTGCATGAGGGTACCTGTGGGCCTTGGTGATGAGAAGAAATACAGCAGGCCCGGAGTCTGGGCCTATGGAGAAAGGGCCGTAGCCACAACGGCTGGAGCTCTTTGTCTAGGAAGTGCCCGAGCGCTCTGCGCAAGGGGTAGGGGCGTAGGGCGCCTGGGGTCCGCCCCTTGGTTCCCTCCCCTACGCAGCTGCCGGCCCGCCCGCCAGTCTGGGCTCCCGCACATCTGGCGATCCCGCCACATCTAGGCAGCCGGCGCTGGAGCATGAACGGCTCTCAGGCGGGCGCCGCGGCTCAGGCCGCCTGGCTGAGCTCCTGCTGTAACCAGTCGGGGTCGCCGCCGGAGCCCCCCGAGGGGCCGCGCGCGGTGCAGGCGGTGGTGCTCGGCGTGCTGTCCCTGCTGGTGCTTTGCGGGGTCCTGTTCCTGGGCGGCGGCCTCCTCCTCCGCGCCCAGGGCCTGACAGCGCTGCTGACCCGCGAGCAGCGCGCGTCCCGCGAGCCCGAACCCGGCAGTGCCAGCGGAGAGGACGGCGACGACGACTCCTAGGCGCCCAGCTGCGGTC
This window harbors:
- the SMIM41 gene encoding small integral membrane protein 41 — translated: MNGSQAGAAAQAAWLSSCCNQSGSPPEPPEGPRAVQAVVLGVLSLLVLCGVLFLGGGLLLRAQGLTALLTREQRASREPEPGSASGEDGDDDS